Proteins encoded within one genomic window of Anopheles gambiae chromosome 3, idAnoGambNW_F1_1, whole genome shotgun sequence:
- the LOC133393969 gene encoding uncharacterized protein LOC133393969 produces MSRIVWISALLLITPLLAAPQYRKPFLQRLIEDGFASSETNVVYFIYSKTVNAGLFGGSFPKILITGLEGESKRIKGQNQQFNIAAQSLVVIDARNEPMHNNRCLIYLIKELQRVRNPGSNKFVLLVDKTFPERLSLQYLRDALLNLGIGYAVVLPYDQVNSPHEPRRLIRISFTQQLTARTTKFPNLRRLFRLNGQSLDGMRVSGALFQFFPFSYITPSRQWAGTDYYLWSLISTQLRLRLEFKYVNRAGPTYSSGAYSLAMLNKSVNFVATRDMAVLDDAPKLHLTSRDYFNLVVPKPVKLNLIDAMVQPFNGTVWLMIGVLLGVRVFAGYLQDLFGLLDRSGKVCKWWYSLQAPHCPCPQWVQLAADVLTFLLIEAYLAQVTSLLLTLRFIEGPRDLNEFIASNIRIVEPYESTLSLVQVETGQRALLKTRFVKRTAEELARPNQDDAFVELRSRVAFQSYGTEPFDPVTGRRNFYLLDEPLADVRFQYSFAKETAFMGVAQDYMLRCEENGLRMRMDESFERWAKIQHLRKEYGINGTVLEFSDLNSLWICMGIGWLSSGLLLLAERFVHSRMVRRAS; encoded by the exons ATGTCTCGAATCGTGTGGATTAGTGCTCtactgcttatcacaccactACTAGCAGCTCCGCAGTACAGGAAGCCCTTTCTACAACGACTCATTGAAGATGGGTTTGCATCATCGGAAACGAACGTCGTGTACTTCATTTACTCTAAAACCGTCAACGCTGGACTCTTTGGGGGAAGTTTTCCAAAGATTCTTATCACCGGCTTGGAGGGCGAATCGAAGCGGATCAAAGGCCAGAATCAGCAGTTTAACATTGCCGCCCAATCGTTGGTCGTTATCGATGCACGTAACGAACCGATG CATAACAACAGGTGCTTGATCTACTTGATAAAGGAGTTACAGCGTGTCCGCAATCCTGGAAGCAACAAATTTGTGCTGTTGGTTGATAAAACCTTCCCGGAGCGTCTTAGCTTGCAGTACCTACGGGACGCACTGCTCAACCTCGGTATAGGCTATGCGGTGGTTTTACCCTACGATCAAGTTAACTCCCCGCATGAGCCTAGACGTTTAATTCGCATCAGTTTCACACAGCAGCTCACTGCGAGAACGACGAAATTCCCAAACTTGCGACGTCTGTTCCGCTTGAACGGCCAATCGCTCGATGGGATGCGCGTGTCCGGCGCATTGTTTCAATTCTTCCCCTTCAGCTACATCACGCCGAGCCGACAATGGGCCGGTACGGATTACTATCTGTGGAGCTTAATCTCGACACAGCTGCGATTGCGCCTGGAGTTTAAGTACGTCAATCGAGCCGGTCCGACCTACTCCAGTGGTGCGTATTCGCTTGCGATGCTCAACAAATCGGTGAATTTTGTCGCGACCCGGGACATGGCTGTGCTCGATGACGCTCCCAAGCTGCATCTTACCTCGCGCGACTACTTCAATCTGGTCGTACCGAAGCCGGTGAAGCTGAACCTTATCGATGCGATGGTGCAACCGTTTAACGGAACAGTTTGGCTCATGATCGGGGTATTGTTGGGCGTTCGCGTATTTGCTGGCTATTTGCAGGACCTTTTCGGTCTGCTTGATAGAAGCGGCAAAGTGTGCAAATGGTGGTATTCCCTTCAAGCCCCTCACTGTCCCTGCCCACAATGGGTACAGCTTGCCGCGGATGTGCTAACGTTCCTGCTAATCGAGGCGTACCTGGCGCAGGTCACATCTCTTCTCCTAACGCTGCGCTTCATCGAGGGACCGCGAGATTTGAACGAATTTATAGCCTCCAACATACGGATAGTGGAACCGTACGAAAGTACCCTGTCGCTGGTGCAGGTTGAGACGGGACAGCGGGCACTGCTGAAGACGCGATTCGTGAAGCGTACGGCGGAAGAGCTGGCACGGCCCAACCAGGACGATGCGTTCGTGGAGCTGCGGAGTCGCGTCGCGTTCCAATCGTACGGTACGGAACCGTTCGATCCGGTTACGGGCCGGCGGAACTTTTACCTGCTGGATGAGCCGCTGGCCGATGTGAGGTTTCAGTATAGCTTTGCGAAGGAAACGGCTTTTATGGGGGTGGCCCAGGACTATATGCTGCGGTGCGAGGAGAATGGGCTGCGGATGCGGATGGACGAGTCGTTCGAGCGTTGGGCGAAGATTCAGCACCTGCGGAAAGAGTATGGCATTAATGGGACCGTGCTGGAGTTTTCCGATCTTAACTCGCTCTGGATCTGTATGGGCATTGGATGGTTGAGCAGTGGGTTACTGCTTTTGGCCGAACGTTTTGTGCACTCGCGGATGGTTCGGCGAGCATCCTGA
- the LOC1268985 gene encoding uncharacterized protein LOC1268985 — MMFSRKELLYLRALVFATLLHLCNTLQLEGLSTKKPRITKYTMKPTSSSATAVPSSLSLYRLDGSSGATCILIQTDALLSIQYRDKYNEDKEADSFLPDQMDISGECWEDESRITMSWKGFTINIYFSKTPGGERWYVNSVDLAYSSSNKLFEHIDRPGLDVKLSTPPGTLLFPTPVGKSYTCDNEVIITMFAQDENDKSGHLAKLYLRELRMQSFMYKAGNAWGPTFQCSATGTYRDETAPIAVGSTLAVATVCTVVGYGLWRYFKVKKFQYGTMA, encoded by the exons ATGATGTTTTCGCGCAAGGAGTTGCTCTACCTTAGGGCGTTAGTTTTCG CCACACTGCTTCACCTCTGCAACACTCTGCAGCTGGAAGGACTCTCGACCAAGAAGCCACGCATTACAAAGTACACGATGAAGCCCACGTCCAGCTCG GCTACAGCGGTGCCATCCTCCCTGTCGCTGTACCGCCTGGACGGATCGAGTGGAGCAACGTGCATACTGATTCAAACCGATGCCCTGCTAAGCATTCAGTACCGCGATAAGTACAATGAGGATAAG GAAGCGGACTCCTTCCTGCCGGACCAGATGGACATTTCCGGCGAGTGCTGGGAGGACGAATCGCGCATCACCATGTCCTGGAAGGGTTTCACCATCAACATCTACTTCTCGAAGACGCCGGGCGGCGAGCGCTGGTACGTGAACAGCGTCGACCTGGCGTACTCGTCCTCCAACAAGCTGTTCGAGCACATCGACCGTCCAGGGCTGGACGTGAAGCTGTCGACACCGCCCGGCACGCTGCTGTTCCCGACGCCGGTCGGCAAGTCGTACACGTGCGACAACGAGGTCATCATCACGATGTTCGCCCAGGACGAGAACGACAAGTCGGGCCATCTGGCCAAGCTGTATCTGCGCGAGCTGCGGATGCAAAGCTTCATGTACAAGGCGGGCAATGCCTGGGGTCCCACGTTCCAGTGCAGCGCAACCGGTACGTACCGCGACGAGACGGCCCCGATTGCCGTCGGTTCGACGCTGGCCGTGGCCACGGTCTGCACCGTTGTCGGATACGGATTGTGGAG ATACTTCAAAGTCAAGAAGTTCCAGTACGGAACTATGGCTTAA